A region of the Raphanus sativus cultivar WK10039 unplaced genomic scaffold, ASM80110v3 Scaffold0805, whole genome shotgun sequence genome:
ACTACTTGATTGGGAGGAGGTTCCTGGTTCGCACAGACCAGAAGAGTTTGAAGTTTTTGCTGGAACAACGCGAGGTTAATGTGGAGTATCAGCGGTGGTTGACTAAATTACTGGGGTTTGACTTCGAGATTCAGTACAAGCCAGGGTTGGAAAACAAAGCTGCTGATGCCTTGTCGCGTAAGGAAAGTGGAGCAGAGCTAATGGCGTTATCAATACCCGTGGTGTTGCAAATGGAGGAGATCAGTAAGGCGGTGGAGGATGATCCAGAGTTGGGCCGTATTGTGACAGAGCTGCAGAACGGCACGACACCACACCCGGAGTACTCTTTGGTTCGTGGCAGGCTGTTACGCCAGGGCAAGCTAGTGGTACCCAAGGATAACAAGCTGATCGAGATAATTCTGCGGGAGTTTCACGACAGTAAGCAGGGCGGTCATGGGGGCATTTTGAAAACACAGAAACGAATTGGAGATGTGTTCTATTGGAAGGGGATGATGACTGACATCAGACGTTATGTTGCGGCTTGTCAAGTGTGTCAGCGCAACAAATACTCGACTCTGGCTCCGGGAGGACTACTCCAGCCCTTACCCATTCCTCTCAACGTGTGGGAGGACGTCTCGATGGACTTCATCGAAGGGTTACCCAAGTCCGATGGTTACAACGTCATCATGGTGGTCATCGACAGATTTTCGAAATATGCTCACTTCTTGGGCCTGAAGCATCCGTTTACGGCAATCGATGTGTCAATGCTGTTTGTCAGGGAGGTTGTGAAGCTACACGGGTTCCCCAAAACAATCGTCTCGGATCGTGATAAGGTGTTTACGGGGGTATTTTGGAAGGAACTGTTTAGGCTGGCAGGAACAAAGCTTTGTTTCAGTACAGCATATCACCCACAGTCCGATGGCCAGACTGAGGTGACTAACCGGGGACTGGAGACTTACCTACGTTGTTTTGCTAGTGAGAAACCACGCACATGGGCTCAGTACTTGGCGTGGGCAGAGTACAGCTATAACACGGCTTTTCATTCCGCGGTGCAGATGTCCCCGTTCAAGGCAGTTTATGGGCGCGATCCACCTACGTTGATGGGCTTTGAGACAGGATCTACGAACAACGCTGACTTGGAGAAACGCTTGAAGGACAGAGAGGAGCATTTAGACCTCATCCGCCAGCATTTGCACAAGGCGCAACAGACGATGAAGAACAGAGCTGATGCTCATCGTCGTGAAGTCGAGTTTCAGGTAGGAGACAAGGTCTTCCTCAAGCTGCGTCCCTACCGCCAACAAACCTTGGCTCGTCGCGCTAACGAGAAACTGGCAGCTCGATTCTATGGTCCTTATGCAGTGGCAGAACGCATTGGCAACGTGGCTTATCGCCTCTCCTTACCAGCGGAAGCACGCATCCATCCCACGTTTCACGTGTCCCAACTGAAGCGAGCCATTGGGGAGAGCACGACTCCGGTCTCTCTACCACCACAGCTCACAGTGGAGGGCGTTCTGGAAGCTCAGCCTGAGGAAGTGCTCGATGCAAGAATGAATGCAGGCACTGGCCAGCGCGAGGTGTTGGTTAAGTGGAAGGATCTTCCTATGACAGATAGTACGTGGGAAAGCGCCGAAAAGATGGCGAAACAGTTTCCTGATCTTGACCTTGAGGACAAGGTCAGTTTCAATGGCGGCAGTAATGATACGTACGAGTCTCGTGGGCCTCCTATCCTATATCAGTACTACAGAAGGAATAAGGGAAGGAATGGGCCTACTGGGGCACCAGCATGATTGATTGATGAGTGACGGATCCTAGGAGGTGAGGTGGCATCCTTCTAGAAACAGAATCTTCAAATAACCACCTGAGGCAACTTGTCACGTGCAGTGGATAACGGCTCGAGAGTGACGTGCTGAGTCATTTACTTTTCATGCTATTTAGATGCgttgtagagagagagaaaggctATCGAGTGTTTGAGTCGATCATTGTGTAGGAGCTGAGAAATCTCCTGTGAAACTTTCTCTTTGCTGTAACACTTGATCGATTGAGCAATAATACACTTGTTTCTCTTTTGATTCTCGTTTTACAAATTACACGTAACAGCAACTGTTACTAACTTCTCTCTAGCTATAGTTAGTAAGCTGTTTGGACATGGTAGGGCAAGAAGTGTTTCAGAAGGGCTTGTGCATGAGTATAGAGGGAATATGAAAGCACCTTGATGAAGATACACAGTTAGAAGATTCCTCCACTGCTGTTCCTGAATCTGGAGTGCACCCTACAAGAAATTTTGCCGTTTATGTTAAGTTTTGTATAAGATTTTGTATTACCAGTTTGAGATTACAACATGATTGATTCTACACTTGATGTTTCCATCAATCTTATTCACTCTCTCTTATACGTTATTGATTCGGTCCCAAATTAGCAGCTTCAAATGGGCGGATGAGTAACGGTTCAGGCAGAAACAACTGTTGTCTCATTCCTCTTGGAGGCATGTAGCTATAAATAACCACACACCTCGTGTAAGAGGTCCACGCAGGTAATATATGCTACAAGACAAATCCAATCTTGTCAAGTTCACAAAGATGTTTCAAGACATTGACACGTCCTATAAAGCAACATCAAGATCTATTACATCAGGAAGATAAAACCAAAAGATGCTTCAAGAAAACAGAAGAaagataggaaaaaaaaagagtgttgATCTAGTAGTCAAATCGGCCGCACACTTCATTACCCTACAATCACCCCACAGAAAACACCTGCCTAAGTTACATACAAAGCTAGCTTCTACTTTCTGTGCTGTTTCTATAACTTCTTCTCTTTATTGAGCTCCTTTTGGGCGCCTTCATATATAAGCTCTCTACCAAGGACCCGTCAATGTCCTTCGCAAGCATTGCCTTTTGCATCCCCATGCCTGACGCATTGGCTCCAGAAGctgcaacaacaaaaaaaaagaagagactcaattaaataatcaaaacttGTGGGACTAGTCTTGCAAAAGATGTTGGCACTCTACTTAAATGTTAAGATGTGATGTTACACTTTGACTTCATTGTGTTTGGTTTCAGTATTGGACTAAAAGCTAAGAATACAAGAGAGACAATACCTGTTTTTTCTGCTTTTCCATGATTTCAACCTGCAAAGAAACATTTGCTAAACTGGTCAGAACATAACATCAAGAAAATATATCCCAATTGAAAAATCTCGAGATAGGAAGAAGCAAGACACACTTGTTTCCTCTGCAACTCTTCATTCTGCTCTTTCAGTTGTGCAACTTCTGCCTCCAACTCCAACGTATAAGCCTGTCAGACGGCAAGATGAAAAAGTAAATAACTATACTTCTCAGGTTTCTTCAATCTCCAAGATTTGAATGGAGACTCACTTGCTTGCGAGCGCGAGATCTTGCAGCTGATTCCCTATTCTTAATCATCCTTTTCTGCCTCCTCTCAATCACTTTCTCCAGGACTGCGCCTGTTTTTCTCACACGACCAAACATGTAAGGAACTGGTGACAAAGATGCATCCATGGCGCTCTTTGGAGTCAGATCAGGTGACATCTGGCTTCCGGGAGATACTGCTGCAACCGTAACACCTGTTTTGAAATCAACAGCTTGAAGAAGGTTGTTGTTCATAGGCCTGTCCCTAACTCCAAGAATTGTAGGCTTCACCTCCTGTAGGCAAAAAACAAACCATGGTCAAATAACTGCAGATAAAAACCCAGCTTAGTCCTCAAAACATTAATAACATAGTCAGGTCCTTAGTCACCTGTGTTAGAGGTTGAGAACGGTTGACCAGATCAACAGTGTTGGAAAACGCTATAGTAGTCTGTTTGGGGAAAGCTACATCCTGCTTCGGTATCAGTTCTCGCGGCTGATGCACTTTCtgtggctgctgctgctgcatctGCAGTGGCTGAGTTTGAGTTGTCAGCAGATCCGGTCTCACCACACCTCCATGAGGCTGGTTGGGACCACCAAACCCATTACGAGCTGAAACCAAACCTGCATCACTTCCAAATCCAAAGAACCCACCATTGAAGTTATCCACCCTCTCCACCGGTTGAGACTCTTCCCTAACCACACCGGCTCTGACCAAAAACTCCTCCAGAGTCATCTCTCCCAACGTCTGTTGCCTCTGCGGAACTCCACTTGCTCCTCCTCCAACGTTACCTACACCATCTCCACTGTCATCCTCCTTCATCAGCTCCTTCCAGACATCATCAACTCTTTTCTGACTAATGGTACGAGGCAACGTAAGTGACCCTTGTCTCTGCAAACCACCACCACAACCGGCAAGTTCTCCTCCCACACCAACAGAGAAACCTCCATTGTTGTTCATAACAACAGTGTTGTTGAAACTGGTGTTATTGTTGTTGGCCATCATAGAGTGGCTTTCCTCAGCTGTCCAAATGTTCTTCAAGAGCTCGTCCATGTTCATGGACCCAAAGTCCTTCCCAATCCCACCACCCCATGAGCTCTGAAACTCATCAAAGGTTAACGAGAAAACAGAGTTCTGTCTCATCAATGGAACACCAGCCCCCAAAGCTGGATGCTTTGCCTCATCAACGAAGTTAAATCGAGAACCCATCTCTTGCTATCAAGCTTTGAATCTAAAACGTGAACAAAACAAAGCAGAGAggttaaataaaaatcagatctTTTAATACAGAAACAGAGCAGAGAGTGAAAACACAGGAGAATCTCAAACAATTCTACAAAACAACCAATCATAAGCTTATATTCGGCGGGAAAATTCATGATTCGGATCCAATCAAACGAATCTGAAACAAGAAACCAATCAGTGAAAGTTTTTATTTTCCTCTTACcttcagatttttatttttattttatttcgatatttcctttttgagaaagaaaaaaagatctGAGAAATATAGGGAGGGAGGGAGCGACATGTGTCCAAGGCGTGACACTAGTCGCCATATAAATGGAGCGTTTTAGACTGTTTGGACTCGGGGATTATTTTATTCTCGATAAGGTATTAAAAACACTTTGACGTCAGATCGTGCGTGAGCGAATATTGGACAACGTGGTCCAATGAGAAACGCTGCTTTTTTCTAAAAATCGTTATCATTCGTTTACGATTCCAACGAATAGCAAGTCGCAAAGTGTAAGGAACCTGGCCGTTAGATTTTCCTAATCGCCGTCGTCGGCAACGAGATGAATATTGTAATTTGATGGATGATTTATTTGGTAGACGGACATTATGCAAAATAAAGTTTTTTGTGGTAAAAAAAACAGTTCGCATGCAAAACCAGGTCTTTTTCGGCTAATATATACGGATCAGGACtgtttttttgaaactgatttTACGGATCAGGACTGTCTCAAATTATTTATGGTAGAAAAGTATTAATAGTACATTTAAAAGTTTATAACTCTATTTATATATTCACGtccttttaaaattataagatctaaatttagtttaatattatatctaaaaatttagagtttaaactATGTTTTATgtaattactttaaaaaattcttaatttttatatgttgaaAATCAGACTATATTCTACTAGTCGACTTGTTCATTACATGTAACTTTTAACATATTCATCATCAGTTCAGaaaatatcataattaaattattatgtttatgatatcaaaaaaaattgaaaaacattaaattatttaacaaaatataatgttCATTATAACGTCAATTGTTTTTACAAACTTCGTGccaatacatatatattttgattttcttataagTTATACTTATTAACAATAAATAAACCTAATACAtgaaggggggggggggggttattGGGAGATAAATTTGCATAGAGTTTGTGAATTTTAAGAAttgatagattttaaaaaatgtggattgtgaaaatgtatatacattgacttataaaatttgatCATAACTTCCTTAGATTGATATAGATTTTCATCAATTTGGCTTAccaaaagagttttttttaaagagatgTACTtggcttatatatatatatatacaaagagtaataaagaaataataaaattaataattttttaaaaaattgaattatatgttttaaattcgaaattattataaaagttagattttttttcatttaaaaatctttttgcaatttgaaaataattttcaaactattttcacatttttttatttttagattttaatatttatagatttaattatatattcaaaaaatgataaaacaacaTACTAATTGTTATATGTTGAAACTGTAAAGGTATAGTTtcgaaatatatgtttttaaatttgaactttttatatattttttttttgtttttcaatttttctttatttttgatgaatttcgaaaaatatttaaaaagtttttaacttttattattacatttttataatatatatatattaagttgtGATTTGTATTATGTAAAATTGCTTTTTATTACTTCATTATTCTATTTTGTTGTTTGTATGTGAGTGTATTTTTGCatagatttaaaaattttatggGTATAGTTGATATTCTCAAAGTTGAGTCTTatgagtaaaaataaaaaaaatttacatccTAATAACAATAGATTTCAATAGAAtgttaaaatcaataaaaactaaacttttcCAATAACCAAAGATTTGAGTGGAATTTAAAAATCATCACCCCAATAATAATGGATTCTattcagattttaaaaattcacaaactaataacaatagaactcaaaatttaatatctCTTCTTAAATTTTTCTACCAATAACCCCCCCCCCGAAATGTTATTTATGTGGAATGAATATTAGAGTATTTCTAAcctcattttatattttactccaaaatagaatgaaaatgagtaacgagaaaaaaaaacataattctaTAAAAGAAgtagtgttttatttttttgtgcaaTGTTCtattctcattttattttatagtaaatataaaatagaataaaatgaCACAGGAAAAGAGAGaatgttataaaatttaaaaattaaattaaattattatataatgcTGTATTTTTGTATACAAAGCGGAGAAGGCCAGGAACGGGTGATCAGTTCCGGAATCTTTATCACGTTTGCTGCTGCACCTACAAGGGATGGACATTGACCACGTGGCGCACTCAACGCCCTCGTAAAGTATTTAAAGGAAGCAACAAACATTATTGTATTCTCTTATTGTATCAGTATTGGTGTCCCATTACTCACATAATCCTTTTGTGTGTGATCTTCACATGTGATGTGATGTGATCttctctttaatttattttatcttttttccttttcttttgtttattggTGTTTCTTCATTGTTACGAACTCTTATCCTTGACTCGGTACACAATACAAGTGACCCTTCGTGTCACCCAtcttttatttctattttcaatcatgtattttaatagttttcttAAAGAATCTACTGGATTAGGAAACCCTACTACattaacttaataaaatatgaaaccgTGAGCTTATAGAATTCACATGGACTCGACTCTACTAGTCTTTTGAAGACATGTTCTTTCCTTTATTAGATTTAATTAATTGAAGTTACTTCTTTAAGGTCGTGATGAGATAACTACACACATTTTCTAACccttcttttacttttttcggaatacaaaaaccaaaaaaaaatccaaaacaaaacGAATAAACCAACAGACGAAATGATATAAAAAGAATCAATGTCATGACGcttatatgttttcttatagCTTATTTTTGTGACCAAAACTCAAAGTTGCTAAGAGTAGTTGAACTCTTAGAAAGAGATCTACCAAATGGAGATCTGGATTAGAAAAGTGAATTATTGTTGGGAGAAATTAAGCTTTGAGGCATATCAAGATATCGATTAAGTCTAATAAACTATTGCATATTCCTCAAAAAAGTAGATTTTCCTAGTAAATGCATATGCATGCGAAGTGAATGGCCCGAATAATGCGAGCTCGAAGGTTTCGCACTCTTACACGCAATCCAATCATGCAGGTGATCAAGACCAAATCTattgttttaccaaaaaaaaaaacaaatctattGCTCTCAACAACTTGGGGTGTAAATTTAGAGAGGGCCACCTGTATGTATgatcttagagcatctccaaccccactccaaaACCCACTTCAAACTTTATTTTGCAGTAAAATCATTTCCAACCCCACTCCAAAACtcactccaaaatggagtaatagaCATGATTACTCCAAATATGGAGTAAACAACTCATTACTTCAAAATGGAGTTcaactttttttaatttataaaatggtcattcacatttaaatattttcgtttttaataaaatattattataaataagtatagtaatgttattttactatatatatatattataaaattactgttaatatttattaattatatgaaaaatcatctaataaaatattttatgcaacaaaatatataatataaaacatagaAGATTTGTACTGaataattataataactataatgaataatttaaattgatGTATTACtgtgtttaaataatttaatgtaatttttagtGTATTAAATGTTTCCTTTCTAAATCTTGTTgagtaattttaattatataataaaattttaattatgattagTATTGTATTTAATAGAAATGTTACAAAGTAAAATTAGACTGTTTTGCAAATAGTATAAATGAAAAGTgatattactaattttaaaataaatataaaatataaaatattaaaaatattcaattttggagtagaaaatgaagtaatacattggagcaaaacACTACTTCATTTTAGagttactccattttggagtagaaaatagagtaatacattggagatgctcttaggatCTGCACTCTAGCTAAAACTTCCGAAGACATAATCTTTGTCTTTATGactctcttcctctttcttctaGCTGTCTCTCCCCCTTTTTATTTCTTGCTTCTGTTTTTTCAATCATGTCATGTGGACTAGAGATCTTTGATTGTTTTCTTATGAAATAGGATTTTAGTGAACGAGTAGCCCTGATTGACCAACGTGCGTCTGATTATATGCTATATAACTTAGCTAAACATGTGCTTCAAGTGAAGCTATATGTGTCTCGTCTCTATATGATCTACTGATAGTCTTAAGTTGTGGGCCTTATATGGGCTCTACATCGTTGGCTTGAACTTATGCGAATTACTCAGTTCTACAGTCGCATAGTTCCTGCAGATTTCCAAATTGGTTACATATGGGATATGGTTGGTTAGGCTTACACTGATGCCGGTATTTTTGTAGAGGAGTTATGATTCATTTATACTCGATAAGACATGGGCTGGACtctgaactatttgtttacaacAATTTGATTGATATGTATGCTGAACCTGGTGGACCTTAAGGGTTGCCATAAGGTTTTGATAGGATGATTGTGAGTGGATTCGGTCGGATATGTACATGTGGGGTCTCAAAAATTTAGGCCCATATATCAACATTGAATTAGATATGTGGATTTAACAAAACCCTAGGATCTTCTTAAGAAAACACCTACATCAGGAGCTTTAAACATAGTTATAAGACTTGATAAAAAAACCTAATTGTCCCAATTATTCTACGTACCTCTGTCACATATTACATAGTAATCAACAGTTGTATTAGCAAAATGGTACGCGTTATATAATGTAGAGTTGTAAATTAACTAAATTAGAAAGGGCGAGATATTTTTCTTGGTTTGTCGAGGTAAAAGGGCAGATATTTTTCTTGGAGAGGACAGACGTAGCAGATATTTTGACCCAACCAATGCCCACGTCAGCAAGTGTCTTAAAATATCCATCTGCTAAACTAATGGctaattttaattgtttttttctagGATTTATCCAAAAAACTTCTAACTATTATACTACAATCCAGatacttattaaatttttttttggcgtTATCTCtttatccaaaattaaaatgttatttaaatgAATAGCTAGTTAACTATTTGAATTAACAAAAACTTTGTGGGGCATTTGGAAAAGAGTTAGGGCCCCATGAAGAATACATGATGTTCTTAAGATGGATAATGACGTTAACTTTATGTTATATAATTCTAAAGATTATCCAAGATCCGATCAAATCTAAATTAACATAATAAAATCCTGAAagcaaacatataaaataaggaaagaaatcggaatgtaaaaagaaaaagaaaatcaaaatcgTGACCAATTAAATTGAGAGGAGAGCACCAATTATCTTGAAAGCTGACAAATAAAGCTAAATCAAGAGAAATTTAATATTCCATAAAACAAAACCTccttccagaaaaaaaaaaatatctggcTGATGATAGCTTGTCcgagatatttttattatcgCTGGCGATGACGTGGCAGTACTTGACACGTGTAAAAGCGACGCCATGTGGACCATCCTTGTCTGTCTCATTCTTTAAGGTCTCTCTATCTATCTCGCAACAAGAGAcgtaattttgttttgttcttttgtgtGGAGAGAGAGCATCGCACCGATGGAGAATGAGTACGAGGTGAATAGTGTTTCTCTCGAGATGATGGATCGCGACGCGGTGGAGTCATCGGCGGCTGAATCTCAGAGCGAGTCTTCGTCTCTCTCTAACTCGCTCGAGTCCGGTCTTATGGTTGAAATCTCTCGTGGTGGTGATGCTGATTCGAAGAAACTGGTAAAACCGCACCGAATCTTCCGTTTTGTTCATGCTATGCTTTTGCTTCATCTCGAATTTTGGTTGCTTTTGAGATTCGTAAGAGATTGAGTTTGTGGTTAATTGTTTGTTCTTATCGGTTTTTTGGTCAGATAAATTTGAGCTTGTTAGATTAGATATGGAAGGAAGCTTCAGATCTGATGTTACGATTAGGTTTACACTCGTTAACCCTAAAAAAAAGATCTTTGATTTTGATGATGAGATATTTAATTAAATCCTTGATAAGCATTTAAAGTCAGCATCAATCAAACCATATCGAAAAGTCATAGTATCTTTTAAACCTATTTGGcattgttttttcttctgaGTGATTTGAGTTTGTGTTGAGTGGTTGCAGTTTGTTTTAGCTTTGTCTCAGACATATCAAATCTGTGTGAGGACACACCATTCATTGGTGCTGTTCGAGTTGTTGTAATGGTTTTGTTTCTTGACAAAGTTTCCATCTTGCGTTTCACTTGCGGGATGTTTGGTTGTCAATCATTAATACCGtttcttttaaaactgtttATGTAGGATGAATGTGGTGGCTGGACGAATGAGAAACACAACTCGTATATTGGTTCTTTGGAGAAAACATTTGTTAGGCAGTTGTATTCCTTGCTTGGAAGAGGAGGAGAGACTCAGCCACTGAATAGAACTCGTGGTGTGCAGTACAAATTGACTGATCAGGTTAGTTTTTTTCTGTTActgtttttttggtaatcatctAGTGAAAACTTACGACATCTTTTGTAGTTTACGGTTCTACAAAGGTTACCGGCAGAAGTGAGCTTTGGAATAAACGAGCTCATATGGGAACTGCTGTCCAAGGAAACCTATTGTGCAACGACCAAATCAGAAGTCTGGTGACAAGGGTTTGCTAGAACATCCATGAGAGATTCTTCAGGGCATGAGTATCAAGCTCAAACCACTGCAGGTAAAGCACTCCTCTTTGGGAGTTGCATGTTCCTTTTTTGCATTCTCATCTGTTTTTTGGTACCAAATTCTGTGTTCACATTTCTAAATTCTAAGAACTAGGCTGAC
Encoded here:
- the LOC108822367 gene encoding ABSCISIC ACID-INSENSITIVE 5-like protein 6, whose amino-acid sequence is MGSRFNFVDEAKHPALGAGVPLMRQNSVFSLTFDEFQSSWGGGIGKDFGSMNMDELLKNIWTAEESHSMMANNNNTSFNNTVVMNNNGGFSVGVGGELAGCGGGLQRQGSLTLPRTISQKRVDDVWKELMKEDDSGDGVGNVGGGASGVPQRQQTLGEMTLEEFLVRAGVVREESQPVERVDNFNGGFFGFGSDAGLVSARNGFGGPNQPHGGVVRPDLLTTQTQPLQMQQQQPQKVHQPRELIPKQDVAFPKQTTIAFSNTVDLVNRSQPLTQEVKPTILGVRDRPMNNNLLQAVDFKTGVTVAAVSPGSQMSPDLTPKSAMDASLSPVPYMFGRVRKTGAVLEKVIERRQKRMIKNRESAARSRARKQAYTLELEAEVAQLKEQNEELQRKQVEIMEKQKKQLLEPMRQAWGCKRQCLRRTLTGPW